The following are from one region of the Candidatus Paceibacterota bacterium genome:
- a CDS encoding nucleotidyltransferase has protein sequence MTIQEQFDKYLADHINLTKEDVKKVQVHIELREQLETKLEFKGKDNDETYSFLTGSYSRNTAIRPPKDVDFFIVLNDEKYGDLKPSELLNLLEKTLKEILPDKTVFQQTHSVTIEYDEEFSIDVIPAFEINSELYKIPHVSDNSDLWLESNPKIHGEKLTEANNAANKLLVPLVKLLKSWKRDKCSYVKSFHLELLTIEIINNFEFESYSKGINLFFDNAKDYLDSAIIVDPANSDNLVDDYLTDDERGNLKFLINTEATIARSAVDLEDNGKTDEAIKEWNKIFTFNPQKKESLTSKQSHEKVLPYAENLQYDIKITSKLFNPTLGKYKENYYSNSRKLPKGWKLRFYVDTSSIPDPKKVFWQVVNTGQEAERAGDLRGEVLDDQGSNRRDEHTKYKGTHYVNCFVVKNNSCIAKSRFFVSIK, from the coding sequence ATGACCATACAAGAACAATTTGATAAATATCTTGCCGACCACATTAACCTCACAAAGGAGGATGTTAAAAAAGTTCAGGTTCATATTGAATTACGAGAACAACTTGAAACAAAACTTGAATTTAAGGGCAAAGATAACGACGAGACCTACTCATTTTTAACTGGTTCGTATTCTCGAAATACCGCAATTCGTCCACCAAAAGATGTTGATTTTTTTATTGTCTTGAATGATGAAAAATATGGAGATTTGAAGCCGAGCGAACTGCTTAACCTCTTAGAAAAAACGCTAAAGGAAATTTTACCGGACAAAACAGTATTTCAACAAACTCATTCTGTTACGATTGAATATGATGAAGAGTTTAGTATTGATGTTATCCCTGCATTTGAAATAAACAGTGAGCTTTATAAAATCCCTCATGTTTCTGATAATAGCGATCTTTGGTTAGAATCTAACCCAAAAATTCACGGGGAAAAATTAACCGAGGCAAATAACGCCGCCAACAAACTTTTAGTACCATTGGTCAAACTTCTAAAATCTTGGAAACGAGATAAGTGTAGCTATGTTAAGTCATTTCATCTTGAATTATTAACGATAGAAATTATAAATAATTTCGAATTCGAATCTTATTCTAAAGGCATAAATTTATTTTTTGATAATGCAAAGGATTACTTAGATAGTGCTATTATTGTTGACCCAGCAAACTCGGACAACCTTGTAGATGATTATTTAACAGATGATGAGCGGGGAAATTTAAAGTTTTTAATAAATACAGAAGCTACTATTGCTAGAAGTGCGGTTGATTTAGAAGATAACGGAAAAACAGACGAGGCAATAAAGGAATGGAATAAAATTTTTACGTTTAATCCACAAAAAAAGGAATCTTTAACTTCAAAACAATCTCACGAAAAAGTTTTACCTTATGCCGAAAATCTACAATATGATATAAAAATAACTTCCAAACTCTTTAATCCAACACTTGGTAAATACAAAGAAAACTATTATTCTAATAGTAGAAAACTACCCAAGGGGTGGAAACTGCGGTTTTATGTTGATACATCAAGTATTCCCGATCCCAAAAAAGTTTTTTGGCAAGTAGTAAATACTGGTCAGGAAGCAGAAAGGGCGGGCGATTTACGAGGCGAAGTTCTTGACGATCAGGGAAGCAACAGGCGCGATGAACATACAAAATACAAGGGAACACACTATGTTAATTGTTTTGTTGTAAAGAATAATAGTTGTATTGCAAAAAGTAGATTTTTTGTCAGTATTAAATAA